A genomic segment from Luteolibacter ambystomatis encodes:
- a CDS encoding DUF3592 domain-containing protein translates to MTGLKSVWTLRRARFWPKAAGRIVRARLSKYEDADGDIYGYTLEYVYQVDGHGYTGTEIFPGSSRTRHSRMNEYAGRFPEDAGVTVHYDPANPAFCLLETHPWILSNVCLVIAGGFCSFLGIAMLVAVPLWNSVSPCGCDSSGDRVARACWRI, encoded by the coding sequence GTGACCGGATTGAAAAGCGTGTGGACGCTCCGGCGCGCCCGGTTCTGGCCGAAGGCGGCGGGCCGGATCGTCCGGGCCCGGCTCTCGAAGTATGAAGACGCGGATGGAGACATCTATGGTTATACCCTTGAGTACGTATATCAGGTTGACGGACATGGTTACACGGGCACGGAGATCTTCCCGGGTAGTTCCCGCACGCGTCATTCGCGGATGAACGAGTATGCGGGGCGGTTTCCGGAAGACGCCGGGGTGACGGTTCATTACGATCCCGCGAACCCGGCCTTTTGCCTGCTGGAAACTCACCCGTGGATCCTTTCCAACGTATGCTTGGTGATTGCGGGAGGCTTCTGCTCGTTTCTTGGCATCGCCATGTTGGTGGCGGTGCCGTTGTGGAATTCTGTTTCGCCGTGTGGTTGTGATTCCTCGGGTGACCGGGTGGCTCGGGCGTGCTGGAGAATCTGA